The Nitrospira sp. region GACGAAGAGCCGGCTCTCGCCGGACATTGGAACGACCTCCCCCTTTTCTTTGGCAACTGTTTCAAGCGTACGAACTACTGTTGTACCGACAGCCACCACTCGGCCACCGGCCCGTTTGGTCGCCTGGACCACGTTCGCAGTATCTTCGCTGATCGTGAATCCTTCTACTCCCATCTGGTGATCCTCAATTCGCTCGGTCGTCACAGGCTTGAACGTACCGGGGCCAACATGGAGCGTCACCGTCGCCATGTTGATCGAGGCTTCGCGCAGTCGTCTCAACAAGTCTTCCGTCAAGTGAAGCCCCGCCGTCGGAGCCGCGATCGCGCCCTCGTGTTTGGCAAAGACCGTCTGATACCAGCGATGATCTTCCTGCGTCGCTGCGCGCTTCATGTACGGTGGAAGCGGCATGACCCCTCGTGTTTGAAATACTTGTGTCATCGGAACCGGACTGTCCACCAACACTTCGGTGCCTGTCGCATCACGCTTCACGATCGTTGCGCGAGATTGTTGATCAAACTCAATAACCTGGCCAACGCGAAACGAACCTTTCACCATGATTTCCCACCGGCCCTGACCAAGATCCTTCACGAACAACACTTCGACTGATGTCCCAGTCGGTTTCTTGACCCCAGATACTCGTGCGGCCATCACCTTTGTGTCGTTCACGACAAGAAGGTCACCCGGCTCCAACAATGCAGGAAGCTCGGCAACATGACGATGGGTCAGTTGTTGGGTTGCTCGATCCAACACCAGCAATCTCGCGCGGTCACGCGGGATAACGGGCTCCGACGCGACCAGGGATGGATCGAACGGAAAATCGAACTCGGAGAGGTGCATTAGCCCACAGTATTCATGATGGTTCGTGACGAAACCGCCAAGACGCCAAGCGAGACGAGCATGCGGAGTCCTGAGGTGGCCGAGGCATACTTGAAACAGTATGTCGAGGCTGCGAAGGACGAGCCTGCCCACTGGCCGCGCGAAGCTGGCGGCCAAGATGGTCGTAGCGGCGTATCGGCGGTTGCAGTAGAAGCACTCATGAATCGTGTGGGCTAGGATGGAGGGGCCGCAGGGATCGGAGGCACAGGAGGGGCTTGAGTCAAGGACGCATCCTGAATCTCTGTCCCAGGATAGTAGTAACGAAGAATGCTCGAAAACGAATAGCCCAATTCCGCCAATTCTTTCGCGCCCCACTGACACAGGCCAACCGCATGACCTGCCCCGTAGCCGGAGAAGACGACATCCTGCCCGACCGAGTCGATGGCAAATTGTGTACTGGGCACCACCGTATACCCCACCATTTTGCGCAGGTCTTCGCCCCGTAGCGTCAACTCCCCGCTCGAGTGCACAATCTGTATGGTCGCCACTCGTCCGGCACGGCTATAGGCAAGCGGTGTGATTCCCAAGATTGTTCCTACCGCAAATCCCCGTTGCCGCAAATTCTTTTCCAACGTGTCGAGCTTGACGGAGGCCTTCCATTGATAAAACGGAGACTCAAGATCGAACGGGCATTCGACACCTTTTAAATATGGGAGATCCTTCGACCACACATTCATGGCATCTTCCGTGATTCCTGCGGCAGTCGACGAGAATGCCGCATAGATCGGAGCACCTTGGTACACCACCACCAAGCCTCTCGTCGATTCGACCGCCTGGATCACCCGTTCATCGACACCGTGACGGCCACGATAGACCTGATCTTGGGTACTAGCAACGACATCGTAGTCCCGTGTGGCACTGAGCATATGTTGGTACAGCGCATAGGTCCTGGCCGCAATGGCCTGAACCTTCAACATCTCGGGATGCCAGGCAGAATTGACCTCCGCCGGTACCACCCCTTTGACATACTCTTCCAAATCGACATGATTGACGAGGAGCAGTCCCTTCCCTCGCCGAACCAGCTGGATCACCCCACTGATTTGTAGGCCACCTTTGTCATCACTCGCGTGAAGTGCTGTCCTCCTGCCGTTTCCATTGAGCCAGAGCTTGAGGTCGTGATTCCCAGCCCGTAACGTCAGCTGATCGCTCACGACCGGTTTGCCGTTGAGTATCAACGCACGGCCACGCACCTTAATCCGCAAAACAGGCCGATACGACCAGGCCTCATCATGTTCATCAGTGACCCAAATGGTCTGATCGGTATGTACTTCCAGCTGCTGGACATCAGGAGCCAAGAGCACGCGAATCGATTGCGCCGCCCCCGCCTCTGGCATCATGATCGAGCCGAGGCAGATCCCCACTCCCGCTGCGCCGGCCCAGAACCGCGCGGCTATCATCGGCGAAAGAGCCATCCTATAAAATAGAATAGCAGACTCAGAAGGATGCTGAGAACAATACTTGTCGCGATGGGAAAATAGAAGCCGAAATTGTCACGTTTGATGGAGAGGTCGCCCGGGAGCTTACCGAGCCAACTGAAGGCGTTCCCTAAGCCAGGAATCCGCTCCACAACGACCAACAGAACCCCGAGCGCAACGATTCCAAACCCTATTCCGATTAAGACCTTGCCAAGCGTCGTCCATTCCGGCATCGACTTTCATCCCAATGAGCGGCGTCTGCAAGCAGTCGGGGAACACAGCACACAGCACTAGCCATTGACCAAACATTCTGCGATCTGAATGGCATTCAGCGCGGCTCCTTTGCGAAGATTGTCGGAGACCACCCACAGATTGAGGCCGTTCGTGATCGATTCATCCTCCCGTACGCGACCGATATAGACCTCATCTTTTCCGGTCGCATCGAGCGGCATCGGATACAGCTTCTTCACTGGATCGTCATAGACAATCACGCCGGGCATGGCGGCCAGTGCAGCACGCGCCTCGTTCGCCGTCAATGGACGCTCCAATTCAACGTTGATTGCCTCAGAATGGCAGCGCAGCACGGGAACCCGTACCGTCGTGGCGGTGACCCGAAGGCCCGGTGCATTGAGAATCTTTCGTGTTTCCTTGGCAATCTTCACCTCCTCCGAACAGTCACCCCCATCATTAAACGAGCCGATGTGCGGCAAGAGATTGAAGGCAATCTGGTGGGGATAGATTTCGATTTTGATGTCTCGAAACGCCAGGAGATCTTTGGTTTGCTCCATCAGCTCGTCCATCGCTGCCGAACCCGTCCCCGAAACGGACTGAAACGTCGTCACCACCACACGCTTCACCCCCACCGCGTCATGAAGGGGCTTGAGTGCCATCACCAACGGAGTGGTCGTACAGTTTGGAATAGCCACGATTCCTCGAGGCATCAAGCCTAATG contains the following coding sequences:
- a CDS encoding aspartate-semialdehyde dehydrogenase codes for the protein MIKKKPGYTVAVLGATGAVGQETLEILEERKFPLASLRLFASKRSAGEVMTCQDREWTVEELTESSSFEGVDLAFISATDAISKEYGQRLGAAGIVVIDDSAVFRMDDQVPLVVPEVNAAALGLMPRGIVAIPNCTTTPLVMALKPLHDAVGVKRVVVTTFQSVSGTGSAAMDELMEQTKDLLAFRDIKIEIYPHQIAFNLLPHIGSFNDGGDCSEEVKIAKETRKILNAPGLRVTATTVRVPVLRCHSEAINVELERPLTANEARAALAAMPGVIVYDDPVKKLYPMPLDATGKDEVYIGRVREDESITNGLNLWVVSDNLRKGAALNAIQIAECLVNG
- the queA gene encoding tRNA preQ1(34) S-adenosylmethionine ribosyltransferase-isomerase QueA, whose translation is MHLSEFDFPFDPSLVASEPVIPRDRARLLVLDRATQQLTHRHVAELPALLEPGDLLVVNDTKVMAARVSGVKKPTGTSVEVLFVKDLGQGRWEIMVKGSFRVGQVIEFDQQSRATIVKRDATGTEVLVDSPVPMTQVFQTRGVMPLPPYMKRAATQEDHRWYQTVFAKHEGAIAAPTAGLHLTEDLLRRLREASINMATVTLHVGPGTFKPVTTERIEDHQMGVEGFTISEDTANVVQATKRAGGRVVAVGTTVVRTLETVAKEKGEVVPMSGESRLFVTPGFQFKIVDALMTNFHLPRTTLLMLVSAFAGIESIRAAYEEAVNERYRFYSYGDAMLIL
- a CDS encoding DUF2905 domain-containing protein gives rise to the protein MPEWTTLGKVLIGIGFGIVALGVLLVVVERIPGLGNAFSWLGKLPGDLSIKRDNFGFYFPIATSIVLSILLSLLFYFIGWLFRR
- a CDS encoding SpoIID/LytB domain-containing protein, which gives rise to MALSPMIAARFWAGAAGVGICLGSIMMPEAGAAQSIRVLLAPDVQQLEVHTDQTIWVTDEHDEAWSYRPVLRIKVRGRALILNGKPVVSDQLTLRAGNHDLKLWLNGNGRRTALHASDDKGGLQISGVIQLVRRGKGLLLVNHVDLEEYVKGVVPAEVNSAWHPEMLKVQAIAARTYALYQHMLSATRDYDVVASTQDQVYRGRHGVDERVIQAVESTRGLVVVYQGAPIYAAFSSTAAGITEDAMNVWSKDLPYLKGVECPFDLESPFYQWKASVKLDTLEKNLRQRGFAVGTILGITPLAYSRAGRVATIQIVHSSGELTLRGEDLRKMVGYTVVPSTQFAIDSVGQDVVFSGYGAGHAVGLCQWGAKELAELGYSFSSILRYYYPGTEIQDASLTQAPPVPPIPAAPPS